The proteins below are encoded in one region of Aeromonas jandaei:
- the cueR gene encoding Cu(I)-responsive transcriptional regulator: MNISKVAKATGLTAKTIRYYESIGLISAPVRSDNGYRSYTESALRELRFVKRARETGFNLEECQELLALYRDEHRTSAQVKKLAQEKIVDLRARIAGLQAMLSSLEGLVCCCHGDENPECPILDELERG, encoded by the coding sequence ATGAACATCAGCAAGGTAGCCAAGGCCACGGGACTGACCGCCAAAACCATCCGTTACTACGAGAGTATCGGCCTCATCTCGGCGCCGGTGCGCAGCGACAACGGCTACCGCAGCTACACCGAATCGGCCCTGCGCGAGCTGCGTTTCGTCAAGCGGGCGCGGGAGACCGGCTTCAATCTGGAGGAGTGCCAGGAGTTGCTGGCACTCTATCGGGACGAGCACAGAACCAGCGCCCAGGTGAAGAAGCTGGCGCAGGAGAAGATCGTCGATCTGCGGGCTCGCATCGCCGGGCTGCAGGCCATGCTCAGCTCGCTGGAGGGGCTGGTCTGCTGCTGTCACGGGGATGAAAACCCCGAGTGCCCGATCCTCGACGAGCTGGAGCGCGGTTGA
- a CDS encoding GGDEF domain-containing protein, translating to MTQSVTRQVRQAIMVQLYTHASFSLPCLGLLAFGWSLLFHDYLPASEALGWLVGVLLLLLCRGWHLRWRQPRLHQTPLPLLERELFIGVTITSISWALGVLLYMDKLPDTYRAAMMMLTSLILTGSAIMLFGSRRSLYGAVLPLGCAMLFELGAGNEQERIVSCMLAGYLFVFLPTLLRRLRRDQIASLHHRFSNAELVAELKAVSEHLRLTSRLDGLTGIANRAHLDDCLERAWRRCHRARAPLSLVLVDVDYFKQFNDLYGHQLGDDCLQQVAGLLAEVERREDDLAARYGGEEFALLLPCTGMQGALQVADNVRQSLKELAIPHQKSLVSGRVTCSFGVATLIPDNSMKIADLIQKADAALYQAKHNGRDRIEVALMGKVA from the coding sequence TTGACCCAGAGTGTGACACGCCAGGTCAGGCAGGCCATCATGGTCCAGCTCTACACCCATGCTTCGTTCAGTCTGCCCTGTCTGGGCTTGCTGGCGTTTGGCTGGAGTCTGCTTTTTCACGACTACCTGCCCGCCAGTGAAGCGCTCGGGTGGCTGGTCGGGGTGTTGCTGTTACTGCTGTGCCGTGGCTGGCATCTGCGCTGGCGCCAGCCCAGATTGCACCAGACGCCGCTGCCCCTGCTGGAACGGGAGCTCTTTATCGGGGTGACCATCACCTCCATCAGCTGGGCGCTGGGTGTGCTGCTCTATATGGACAAGCTGCCCGATACCTATCGCGCGGCCATGATGATGCTCACCAGCCTGATCCTCACCGGCAGCGCCATCATGCTGTTTGGCAGTCGCCGCTCGCTCTACGGTGCCGTGTTGCCGCTCGGGTGCGCCATGCTGTTCGAGCTGGGGGCGGGCAACGAGCAGGAGCGGATCGTCTCCTGCATGCTGGCGGGCTACCTCTTTGTCTTCTTGCCGACCCTGCTGCGCCGTCTGCGGCGGGATCAGATCGCCTCGCTCCACCACCGCTTCTCCAACGCCGAACTGGTGGCAGAGCTGAAAGCAGTTTCCGAACATCTGCGCCTCACCTCCCGTCTCGACGGCCTGACCGGCATCGCCAACCGTGCCCATCTCGACGACTGTCTGGAACGCGCCTGGCGCCGCTGCCACCGGGCCCGGGCGCCGTTGTCGCTGGTGCTGGTGGATGTGGATTACTTCAAGCAGTTCAACGATCTCTATGGTCACCAGCTGGGGGATGACTGCCTGCAACAGGTGGCGGGGTTGCTGGCCGAGGTGGAGCGGCGCGAGGACGATCTGGCTGCTCGTTACGGTGGCGAGGAGTTTGCGTTGCTGCTGCCTTGCACCGGCATGCAGGGGGCGCTGCAGGTGGCGGACAATGTGCGGCAATCCCTCAAGGAGCTGGCTATTCCGCACCAGAAATCACTGGTCTCCGGTCGGGTCACATGTAGCTTTGGTGTTGCCACTCTGATACCGGACAACAGCATGAAAATCGCCGATTTGATCCAAAAAGCGGATGCGGCCCTCTATCAGGCCAAGCATAATGGGCGGGATCGAATCGAAGTAGCCTTGATGGGTAAGGTTGCCTGA
- the ccoG gene encoding cytochrome c oxidase accessory protein CcoG — MADHEKIDIKDVTDKSVTGTFNPNTFKASDDRFNPGNRIYVRAQTGYWQRVRKGMGWFFVALFVLLPWLRYEGRQAVLFDLGHQQFHVFGATIWPQDLTLLAWLFMIAAFGLFFITTFLGRVWCGYLCPQTVWTFMFIWFEEKLEGPANKRRKLDEAPWSGEKLARKGAKHLAWLLISLVTGLTFVAYFQDVTRLVPDVLTLKASGWVLFWVSFFTIITYGNAGWMRAIMCIHMCPYARFQSAMFDKDTFIVGYDPKRGETRGARSRKADYKALGLGDCIDCDLCVQVCPTGIDIRDGLQYECINCGACVDACDQTMERMGYPKGLISYTTEHKLANDSTHVARPKLIGYGLVMATMLGVFAYNAMSIMPMGLDILRDRNQLFRENNDGLIENTYTLKILNKTLQPQTYQLDVEGLPEYQWFGPREVTLKAGEIYTLPVSLAVDPYNLKRPTLDIQFVLKREGAAPDDSKGNLRQGSKFIGRL; from the coding sequence ATGGCCGATCACGAGAAAATCGATATCAAGGATGTCACCGACAAGAGCGTAACCGGGACTTTCAACCCCAATACGTTCAAAGCCAGCGATGACAGATTCAACCCCGGCAACCGTATCTACGTCCGGGCCCAGACCGGTTACTGGCAGCGGGTGCGCAAAGGGATGGGCTGGTTCTTCGTTGCCCTCTTCGTGCTGCTGCCCTGGCTGCGCTACGAGGGGCGACAGGCGGTGCTGTTCGACCTCGGCCATCAGCAGTTCCATGTCTTTGGTGCCACCATCTGGCCGCAGGATCTGACCCTGCTCGCCTGGCTCTTCATGATCGCCGCCTTCGGGCTCTTCTTTATTACCACTTTCCTCGGTCGGGTCTGGTGTGGCTATCTCTGCCCGCAGACTGTCTGGACCTTCATGTTCATCTGGTTCGAAGAGAAACTGGAGGGGCCGGCCAACAAGCGGCGCAAGCTGGACGAAGCACCCTGGAGCGGCGAGAAGCTGGCTCGCAAGGGGGCCAAGCATCTGGCCTGGCTGCTCATCTCGCTGGTCACCGGCCTGACCTTTGTCGCCTACTTCCAGGATGTGACCCGGCTGGTGCCGGATGTGCTGACCCTCAAGGCGAGCGGTTGGGTGCTGTTCTGGGTGAGTTTTTTCACCATCATCACCTATGGCAACGCCGGCTGGATGCGTGCCATCATGTGTATCCACATGTGCCCCTATGCCCGCTTCCAGTCCGCCATGTTCGACAAGGATACCTTCATCGTCGGCTATGACCCCAAGCGGGGCGAGACCCGCGGTGCCCGCTCCCGCAAGGCCGATTACAAGGCGCTGGGGCTGGGTGATTGCATCGACTGCGACCTCTGCGTGCAGGTCTGCCCGACCGGTATCGATATCCGTGACGGTCTGCAGTACGAGTGCATCAACTGCGGCGCCTGCGTCGATGCCTGTGACCAGACCATGGAGCGGATGGGGTATCCGAAGGGGCTCATCAGCTACACCACCGAGCACAAGCTGGCCAACGACTCTACCCATGTGGCGCGGCCCAAGCTGATTGGTTATGGCCTGGTGATGGCCACCATGCTGGGGGTGTTTGCCTACAACGCCATGTCCATCATGCCGATGGGGCTCGATATCCTGCGGGATCGCAACCAGCTGTTCCGCGAGAATAACGACGGGCTCATCGAGAACACCTATACCCTCAAGATCCTCAACAAGACCTTGCAACCCCAGACTTACCAGCTGGATGTGGAGGGGCTGCCCGAGTATCAGTGGTTCGGCCCCCGTGAAGTGACCCTGAAGGCAGGCGAGATCTACACCCTGCCGGTCAGTCTGGCGGTGGATCCCTACAACCTGAAGCGGCCGACGCTGGATATCCAGTTCGTGCTGAAACGGGAGGGGGCGGCGCCTGATGACAGCAAGGGCAACCTGCGTCAGGGCAGCAAGTTTATCGGCCGGTTGTAA
- a CDS encoding serine/threonine protein kinase: protein MVDDMRFNYSDLTPDLIMDALDLSGLRLDSGLIELNSYENRVYQFQDEDRRRYVVKFYRPGRWSRAQILEEHEFAARLCEAEIPVAAPLAFAGETLLEHEGYPFAIWQSVGGRQFEVDNLDQLEWVGRYLGRIHQLGASKPFHHRVRLDVDSMLHEPRQLLASGEWLPSGLAKQFFGVLDELIKHVCDAMTLDVAQISLHGDCHPGNILWRDGPMFVDLDDCRTGPAVQDLWMMLSGERNEQLIQLDTLLAGYEEFMEFDPRELALIEPLRAMRIVHYMAWLARRWEDPAFPRHFPWFNTDHYWRQQIATLHDQLEALKAPPLTLTPGW from the coding sequence ATGGTGGATGACATGCGTTTCAACTATTCCGATCTCACTCCCGACCTCATTATGGATGCGCTGGATCTCAGCGGTCTGCGGCTCGACTCCGGTCTTATCGAGCTCAACAGCTACGAAAACCGGGTCTACCAGTTTCAGGATGAGGATCGTCGCCGCTATGTGGTGAAGTTCTACCGACCCGGCCGCTGGAGCCGGGCCCAGATCCTCGAAGAGCACGAGTTTGCCGCCCGCCTCTGTGAGGCGGAGATCCCGGTCGCCGCGCCGCTCGCCTTTGCCGGCGAGACCCTGCTGGAGCATGAGGGCTACCCGTTTGCCATCTGGCAGAGCGTCGGGGGACGCCAGTTCGAGGTGGACAACCTCGACCAGCTGGAGTGGGTAGGGCGCTATCTTGGCCGCATCCATCAGCTCGGTGCCAGCAAGCCGTTCCACCACCGGGTTCGCCTCGACGTGGATAGCATGCTGCACGAGCCGCGTCAGCTGCTGGCGTCTGGCGAGTGGCTGCCAAGCGGGCTGGCCAAACAGTTCTTCGGGGTGCTGGACGAGCTGATCAAGCATGTCTGCGACGCCATGACCCTCGATGTGGCACAGATCTCCCTGCATGGAGACTGCCACCCGGGCAACATCCTCTGGCGTGATGGCCCCATGTTCGTCGACCTCGATGATTGCCGCACCGGCCCTGCCGTTCAGGATCTCTGGATGATGCTCAGCGGCGAGCGCAACGAGCAGCTGATCCAGCTCGACACCCTGTTGGCAGGCTACGAGGAGTTCATGGAGTTCGATCCCCGCGAGCTGGCACTCATCGAGCCGCTGCGGGCGATGCGCATCGTCCACTACATGGCCTGGCTGGCACGGCGCTGGGAAGACCCGGCCTTCCCCCGTCACTTCCCCTGGTTCAATACCGATCACTACTGGCGCCAGCAGATAGCGACCCTGCACGACCAGCTGGAGGCGCTCAAGGCTCCGCCGCTCACCCTGACGCCCGGCTGGTGA
- a CDS encoding thiol:disulfide interchange protein DsbA/DsbL has protein sequence MKKILFFLAAMLMIPMVHAAPEFKEGVNYDVVKQTGTAQPEVMEFFSYYCPHCATFEPIVEQMKAELPKGVTLKKNPVGFLGREMGPEMQRAYAVASLLNAEAKLTPAIFNKIHVQRQPPMSRDDVKQLFVANGVPAEEFDGAVDSFAVSGMVSQFDRNMESYNIRGVPAFLVNGKYMIKIESISSQEQFNQLVKFLLAKKD, from the coding sequence ATGAAAAAAATCCTATTTTTCCTTGCTGCCATGCTGATGATCCCCATGGTTCACGCCGCCCCCGAGTTCAAGGAAGGCGTCAACTACGATGTGGTGAAACAGACTGGTACCGCCCAGCCGGAAGTGATGGAGTTCTTCTCCTACTACTGCCCGCACTGCGCCACCTTTGAACCGATCGTCGAGCAGATGAAAGCCGAGCTGCCCAAGGGTGTCACCCTGAAGAAGAACCCGGTCGGTTTCCTCGGCCGTGAAATGGGCCCCGAGATGCAGCGTGCCTACGCCGTTGCCAGCCTGCTCAACGCCGAAGCCAAGCTGACCCCGGCCATCTTCAACAAGATCCATGTTCAGCGTCAGCCGCCGATGAGCCGCGATGACGTGAAGCAGCTCTTCGTTGCTAACGGTGTACCGGCCGAAGAGTTTGACGGCGCCGTCGACAGCTTCGCCGTGTCCGGCATGGTCTCCCAGTTCGATCGCAACATGGAGAGCTACAACATCCGTGGCGTACCGGCCTTCCTGGTGAACGGCAAGTACATGATCAAGATTGAATCCATCTCCTCTCAGGAGCAGTTCAACCAGCTGGTGAAATTCCTGCTGGCCAAGAAAGACTGA